From the genome of Blautia pseudococcoides, one region includes:
- a CDS encoding ATP-binding cassette domain-containing protein, whose protein sequence is MERRYLREAEDRTEIPETEDAIFIRFPKDTSIPNGKTVLAYFLEKLCIGERMLSQQIVLSVKGPKKVCITGANGIGKTTLLRKIAESMQERTDLHVAYMPQNYEEKMDGSKTPAEFLQKKGDKEEISRIRTYLGSMKYTADEMDHSISQLSGGQKAKLFFLKMSLDGSNVLLLDEPTRNFSPLSGPVIRRLLADFKGAVISVSHDRKYMDEVCDTIYELTENGLEKRKG, encoded by the coding sequence ATGGAACGCCGCTATCTAAGAGAAGCGGAGGACAGGACAGAGATACCGGAGACAGAGGATGCCATATTTATCCGGTTTCCAAAAGATACTTCCATTCCAAACGGTAAGACAGTGCTTGCATATTTTCTTGAAAAGCTCTGTATCGGGGAACGGATGCTCTCTCAGCAGATCGTCTTGTCTGTTAAGGGACCAAAAAAAGTTTGTATCACAGGAGCAAACGGCATTGGAAAAACCACACTTCTGCGGAAGATAGCGGAATCCATGCAGGAGAGAACAGACCTGCATGTGGCTTATATGCCTCAGAATTACGAAGAAAAAATGGATGGCAGTAAAACCCCGGCAGAATTTCTGCAAAAAAAGGGAGACAAAGAGGAAATCAGCAGGATCCGCACGTATCTGGGCAGTATGAAATACACGGCAGATGAGATGGACCACAGTATCTCTCAGCTTTCCGGCGGTCAGAAAGCAAAACTGTTTTTCCTGAAAATGAGCCTGGACGGCAGCAATGTGCTTCTTTTGGATGAACCTACCAGAAATTTTTCGCCCCTGTCCGGGCCTGTTATCCGAAGACTTCTGGCAGATTTCAAAGGGGCAGTCATCAGTGTCTCCCATGACAGAAAGTATATGGATGAGGTATGTGACACCATCTATGAACTGACAGAAAATGGTCTGGAAAAGAGAAAAGGATAG
- the pflA gene encoding pyruvate formate-lyase-activating protein has product MKGYIHSQESFGTVDGPGVRYVVFFQGCPMRCLYCHNPDTWKSGEGTLIDTEEIIASMERNRAFYATGGLTATGGEPLLQLPFLTELFEKAKAQGIHTCLDTSGVTFRADSPDYLKKVERLLKATDLVMLDLKHIREDEHKSLTGHSNKNILDFARYLDAHRVPLWVRHVAVPGITFDRDSLFALGSFLGSLKNLKAVEVLPYHSMGKVKYDNLGLPYPLCDTRQLTKEEARTAYEIILDGMENVTHTRFLSHYT; this is encoded by the coding sequence ATGAAAGGATATATCCACTCCCAGGAGAGTTTCGGAACCGTGGACGGGCCGGGTGTCCGCTATGTTGTATTTTTCCAGGGCTGTCCCATGCGCTGCCTGTACTGCCACAATCCCGATACCTGGAAGTCCGGGGAAGGCACCCTCATAGATACAGAGGAGATCATAGCATCTATGGAACGGAACCGTGCCTTTTACGCCACAGGGGGACTGACCGCCACCGGAGGAGAGCCTCTTTTACAGCTTCCCTTCCTGACAGAACTGTTTGAAAAGGCCAAAGCCCAGGGTATCCACACCTGTCTGGATACCTCCGGCGTCACATTCAGGGCTGACAGTCCGGATTATCTGAAAAAGGTGGAGCGGCTTTTAAAAGCCACCGATCTGGTGATGCTGGACCTTAAACATATCCGGGAGGATGAGCACAAAAGCCTGACCGGACATTCCAACAAAAACATTCTGGATTTCGCCAGGTATCTGGACGCCCACCGGGTTCCTCTCTGGGTCCGCCATGTAGCTGTACCAGGTATTACCTTTGACCGGGACTCTCTATTTGCCCTGGGTAGTTTTCTCGGTTCCCTGAAAAATCTAAAAGCTGTGGAAGTGCTCCCCTATCACTCCATGGGAAAAGTCAAATACGATAACCTGGGACTTCCATATCCTTTGTGTGACACAAGACAGCTCACAAAAGAAGAGGCCCGGACAGCATACGAGATCATTCTGGACGGAATGGAAAATGTAACCCATACAAGGTTCCTCTCTCATTACACCTGA
- the pflB gene encoding formate C-acetyltransferase produces MRTEWRTFTGGAWEKEINVRDFIQQNYTPYEGDGTFLKSATEDTKDLWQQVLALTKEEREKGGVLDMDTKIVSTITSHGPGYLNKDKEKIVGLQTDKPLKRSMQPYGGIRMAVKACEDNGYHVDPEVVEYFTAHRKTHNAGVFDAYTPEMRACRSNHIITGLPDAYGRGRIIGDYRRAALYGVDRLIEEKEEEKATTRSIMYSDVIREREELSEQIRALKMLKELARIYGCDISRPAENILEATQALYFAYLAAVKEQNGAAMSLGRTSTFLDIYAERDLKDGTYTESQIQEIIDQFIMKLRLVCFARTPDYNQIFAGDPTWVTESIGGMGLDGRPLVTKMSFRYLHTLDNLGAAPEPNLTVLWSSRLPESFKEYCAEISIRHSAIQYENDDVMRPVHGDDYGIACCVSSMRIGKEMQFFGARANLAKCLLYAINGGVDEISGQQVGPKFRPITSEYLNYDEVMEKYRDMMKWLAGVYVNALNIIHYMHDKYSYERLQMALHDKEVRRWFATGIAGFSVVADSLSAIRYAKVKPVRNEQGIAVDFEIEGDFPKYGNDDDRADLIAQDVLHTFMQYIKGNHTYRGGVPTTSILTITSNVSYGKNTGSTPDGRKAGEAFAPGANPMHGRDTNGAVASMATVAKMPFMDAQDGISNTFSIIPDALGKNGNAAKNLVALLDGYAAKGGHHLNVNVFNRDTLLDAQKHPEKYPQLTIRVSGYAVNFIKLTKEQQDEVISRTFHQNI; encoded by the coding sequence ATGAGAACAGAATGGAGAACCTTTACAGGCGGTGCCTGGGAAAAAGAAATTAATGTACGGGATTTTATCCAGCAGAATTATACACCATACGAGGGGGACGGAACCTTTCTCAAATCAGCCACTGAGGACACAAAAGATTTGTGGCAGCAGGTTCTTGCCCTTACAAAAGAAGAACGGGAAAAGGGCGGAGTTTTGGATATGGACACTAAGATCGTATCCACGATCACATCCCACGGCCCCGGTTATCTGAATAAAGACAAGGAAAAGATCGTGGGACTGCAGACAGACAAACCGCTGAAGCGCTCCATGCAGCCATACGGCGGTATCCGAATGGCGGTCAAAGCCTGCGAGGACAATGGCTATCATGTGGATCCTGAAGTAGTGGAGTATTTCACCGCACACAGAAAGACCCACAACGCCGGTGTATTTGATGCCTACACCCCTGAAATGCGGGCCTGCCGTTCCAACCACATTATAACCGGACTTCCGGATGCCTATGGCAGAGGGCGCATTATCGGCGATTACAGAAGGGCTGCCCTCTACGGGGTAGACCGCCTGATCGAGGAGAAAGAGGAAGAAAAAGCCACCACCCGCAGCATCATGTATTCTGATGTGATCCGTGAACGGGAGGAATTGTCAGAGCAGATCCGTGCGCTGAAAATGCTGAAGGAACTGGCCCGCATTTACGGCTGTGACATCTCCAGGCCTGCCGAGAACATACTTGAGGCCACACAGGCACTGTATTTTGCTTACCTGGCAGCCGTGAAGGAGCAGAACGGAGCCGCCATGAGCCTTGGCCGTACTTCCACCTTCCTGGATATCTATGCAGAGAGGGATTTAAAGGATGGAACCTATACAGAGTCCCAGATACAGGAGATCATTGATCAGTTTATTATGAAACTCCGCCTTGTCTGCTTTGCCCGCACACCTGACTACAACCAGATTTTCGCGGGAGACCCTACCTGGGTTACGGAATCCATCGGCGGCATGGGGCTGGACGGCCGTCCCCTGGTGACAAAAATGTCTTTTCGATACCTTCACACCCTGGACAATCTGGGCGCTGCTCCGGAACCGAACCTGACTGTTTTATGGTCCTCCAGACTTCCTGAGAGCTTTAAGGAATACTGTGCCGAGATTTCCATCCGCCACTCTGCTATCCAGTATGAAAACGATGATGTGATGCGCCCGGTACACGGAGACGACTACGGTATTGCCTGCTGTGTATCCTCCATGCGCATTGGCAAAGAGATGCAGTTCTTCGGCGCTCGTGCCAACCTGGCCAAATGTCTGCTCTATGCCATCAACGGCGGCGTGGATGAGATTTCCGGCCAGCAGGTGGGACCCAAATTCCGTCCCATTACGTCCGAATATCTTAACTATGATGAAGTGATGGAAAAATACAGGGATATGATGAAATGGCTGGCAGGCGTCTATGTAAATGCCCTGAACATCATCCATTACATGCACGACAAATACAGCTATGAACGCCTGCAGATGGCCCTTCATGACAAAGAGGTCCGCCGCTGGTTCGCCACCGGGATCGCCGGATTTTCCGTTGTGGCAGACTCACTCTCAGCCATCCGTTACGCCAAAGTAAAACCCGTGCGCAATGAACAGGGGATTGCCGTTGATTTTGAGATTGAAGGGGATTTTCCGAAATACGGAAACGACGATGACCGCGCAGACCTGATTGCCCAGGATGTGCTCCACACCTTTATGCAGTACATCAAAGGAAACCACACTTACCGGGGAGGTGTTCCCACCACATCCATCCTGACTATCACTTCCAATGTGTCCTACGGTAAGAACACAGGATCCACCCCGGACGGAAGAAAAGCCGGAGAAGCTTTCGCACCGGGAGCCAACCCCATGCACGGGCGGGATACCAACGGTGCGGTTGCCTCCATGGCGACTGTGGCTAAGATGCCCTTTATGGATGCCCAGGACGGCATCTCCAACACCTTCTCCATCATACCGGATGCTCTTGGCAAAAACGGAAATGCAGCGAAAAACCTGGTGGCACTGCTGGACGGCTACGCAGCAAAGGGCGGGCATCACCTGAACGTAAATGTGTTTAACAGGGACACGCTTCTGGATGCGCAGAAACATCCTGAAAAATATCCCCAGCTCACGATCCGCGTATCCGGTTATGCCGTAAACTTTATCAAACTGACAAAAGAACAGCAGGATGAAGTGATCTCCAGAACCTTTCACCAGAATATATAG
- the thiE gene encoding thiamine phosphate synthase yields the protein MNCAEKREMVRRALLLYAVTDRSWVGEKTIYEQVKASLDGGITLLQLREKEMPYEDFLREAKDIKALAASYRVPMMINDNVDLALAVDADGVHVGQSDMEAGSVREKLGQDKIIGVSARTVLEALRAEKAGADYLGVGAVFSTSTKEDADVIAWNTLKEVCQAVSIPVVAIGGIKKNNVMQLAGSGAAGISVISGIFGQPDIRTACEELLALAKEMIKK from the coding sequence ATGAACTGCGCTGAGAAAAGAGAAATGGTGAGACGTGCCCTGCTTCTGTATGCCGTTACGGACCGATCCTGGGTGGGGGAAAAGACAATTTATGAGCAGGTAAAAGCATCTCTGGACGGAGGTATTACGCTTTTGCAGCTCAGGGAAAAAGAGATGCCGTATGAGGATTTTCTGCGTGAGGCAAAGGATATAAAGGCTCTTGCCGCCAGTTACCGTGTCCCCATGATGATCAATGACAATGTGGACCTTGCCCTGGCTGTGGATGCGGACGGCGTACATGTGGGGCAGAGCGATATGGAGGCGGGAAGCGTCAGGGAAAAACTGGGCCAGGATAAGATCATCGGCGTCTCCGCCCGGACTGTTTTAGAGGCTTTGCGGGCAGAAAAAGCGGGGGCGGATTATCTGGGCGTGGGGGCAGTGTTTTCCACCTCCACCAAAGAAGACGCGGATGTAATCGCATGGAATACCCTGAAAGAGGTCTGTCAGGCGGTATCCATCCCTGTTGTGGCGATCGGCGGAATTAAGAAAAATAACGTGATGCAGCTTGCCGGAAGCGGTGCGGCAGGCATTTCCGTCATATCCGGCATTTTTGGACAGCCGGATATCAGAACCGCCTGTGAGGAACTGCTGGCACTGGCTAAGGAGATGATAAAAAAATGA
- a CDS encoding ATP-binding cassette domain-containing protein, which produces MMQIKNLTITHKKDMRTLVENFSFVLNPGDRAVMIGEEGNGKSTLLKLICDPALVESYAEFTGEIIKNQRKTGYLPQELEEQNLEKSVWEYFTGNTGFYNMSPKELSNMSRELGIPADIYYSQQKMGALSGGEKIKLQMAGILMENPDILLLDEPSNDIDIRTLEWMENFMNQCQIPILYISHDETLIERTANVIIHLEQINRKTKPRYSVAKMDYKTYMENRARGLTNQERIARKEREEARKQEERFRRIQQKVERDQNNINPAEPPRRAVAEKEDARRKSHGTPLSKRSGGQDRDTGDRGCHIYPVSKRYFHSKR; this is translated from the coding sequence ATGATGCAGATCAAAAATCTGACGATTACACATAAAAAAGATATGAGAACCCTGGTGGAGAATTTTTCCTTTGTGCTGAATCCCGGTGACAGAGCTGTCATGATCGGGGAAGAGGGAAACGGCAAATCCACACTTTTGAAGCTGATCTGTGACCCGGCCCTTGTGGAATCCTATGCGGAGTTCACAGGAGAAATCATTAAAAACCAGCGAAAGACGGGGTATCTGCCCCAGGAATTGGAGGAGCAGAATCTGGAGAAAAGCGTCTGGGAATATTTTACCGGGAACACAGGTTTTTACAATATGTCACCAAAAGAACTGTCAAATATGAGCCGGGAACTGGGAATACCGGCGGATATTTATTATTCCCAGCAAAAGATGGGCGCGCTTTCCGGCGGGGAGAAGATCAAGCTGCAGATGGCCGGGATCCTAATGGAAAATCCGGATATTCTTCTGTTGGACGAACCGTCCAATGACATTGATATCAGGACATTGGAGTGGATGGAGAATTTTATGAACCAATGCCAAATACCCATTCTCTATATTTCCCATGATGAGACCCTGATTGAGCGGACAGCCAATGTCATTATCCATCTGGAGCAGATTAACAGAAAGACAAAACCCAGATACTCTGTTGCGAAGATGGATTACAAAACCTATATGGAAAACAGGGCAAGAGGACTTACCAATCAGGAGCGCATTGCGAGAAAAGAACGGGAGGAGGCCAGAAAACAGGAAGAGCGGTTCCGCAGGATCCAGCAGAAAGTGGAGCGTGACCAGAACAATATCAACCCGGCAGAACCCCCACGGCGGGCAGTTGCTGAAAAAGAAGATGCACGCCGTAAAAGCCATGGAACGCCGCTATCTAAGAGAAGCGGAGGACAGGACAGAGATACCGGAGACAGAGGATGCCATATTTATCCGGTTTCCAAAAGATACTTCCATTCCAAACGGTAA
- a CDS encoding arsenate reductase family protein codes for MLFIEYPKCSTCQKAKKWLTEKGIEFEDRHIIEEKPTKEELETWYRASGLPLKRFFNTSGMKYKELNLKEKLPDMSEEEQLALLATDGMLVKRPVLVGESFVVTGFKEKEWMEKLGL; via the coding sequence ATGTTATTTATAGAGTATCCAAAATGCAGTACCTGCCAGAAAGCAAAGAAATGGCTTACAGAGAAGGGAATAGAGTTTGAAGACCGCCATATCATAGAGGAAAAACCTACGAAGGAGGAACTGGAGACATGGTACCGTGCAAGCGGTCTGCCGCTGAAACGTTTTTTTAACACCAGCGGCATGAAGTATAAAGAGCTGAACCTGAAAGAGAAGCTGCCGGACATGAGTGAGGAGGAGCAGCTTGCGCTGCTTGCCACGGACGGTATGCTGGTAAAGCGTCCGGTACTGGTGGGAGAATCCTTTGTTGTCACAGGATTTAAGGAAAAGGAGTGGATGGAGAAACTCGGTCTGTAA
- a CDS encoding sensor domain-containing diguanylate cyclase: protein MPGGFFIYEAEDGEKITYVNDNILKLYRCEDMEAFVKLTNGSFRGMVHPKDLERVESEIKRQIESGTYDYVEYRICCQDGTVLWVEDYGRLVEDESGRHYFYVFLVDATEKIRLRKQVNRRDHLQRILTILANDVDFDIRCKNCTVHVYGCFEQRFGRPPRKKDFVPFLCENCEKKGELKLMVHNHPMEEPRFDKEEQDVVVVDGEGNNLWTRCQIAHFKGQDDGFDRKIGRMLDTHEQTMREIYYRQGAEKDCLTGIYNRRSGERLIKRRLKNMEHTSSCMMIMLDVDGFKMLNDTYGHPFGDNILLQVACALQSTFRKNDICARIGGDEFMVFLEGVRDKGVCLKRLQQLVTYTLQDESVEQYNVTLSAGVSYQTGNKLSYEEMYRRADEALYQAKRAGKRSFRVYSENDA from the coding sequence ATGCCGGGCGGTTTTTTTATCTATGAGGCTGAGGACGGTGAGAAGATCACTTATGTCAATGACAACATATTAAAGCTTTACCGATGCGAAGATATGGAGGCTTTTGTAAAGCTCACCAACGGTTCTTTTAGAGGCATGGTGCATCCCAAGGACCTGGAGCGCGTGGAAAGCGAAATCAAAAGGCAGATCGAATCCGGTACATACGACTACGTGGAATACAGGATCTGCTGTCAGGATGGTACTGTTTTGTGGGTAGAGGATTACGGGCGTCTGGTGGAGGATGAGAGCGGCAGACATTATTTTTATGTTTTTCTTGTGGATGCCACGGAAAAGATCAGGCTGAGAAAGCAGGTGAACCGCAGGGATCACCTGCAGAGAATTCTCACCATACTGGCGAATGACGTGGATTTTGACATCCGCTGCAAAAACTGTACCGTTCATGTCTACGGCTGTTTTGAACAGCGATTCGGAAGACCGCCCCGGAAGAAAGACTTCGTACCTTTCCTGTGTGAGAATTGTGAGAAAAAGGGAGAACTCAAACTGATGGTCCACAATCATCCCATGGAGGAACCGCGTTTTGATAAGGAAGAACAGGATGTGGTCGTGGTGGACGGGGAGGGCAATAATCTGTGGACCAGATGCCAGATCGCCCATTTCAAAGGGCAGGATGACGGTTTTGACAGAAAAATAGGCAGGATGCTGGACACCCATGAACAGACCATGAGGGAAATCTATTACCGCCAGGGAGCGGAAAAGGACTGCCTCACCGGTATCTACAACCGCAGGTCAGGAGAGCGTCTTATCAAACGGCGCCTGAAAAATATGGAGCATACATCCTCCTGCATGATGATCATGCTGGATGTGGATGGATTTAAAATGCTCAATGACACCTACGGGCATCCGTTTGGGGACAACATTCTTCTTCAAGTGGCATGTGCCCTCCAGTCTACCTTCCGGAAAAATGATATCTGTGCCCGTATCGGCGGAGATGAATTTATGGTGTTTTTGGAGGGTGTGAGGGACAAAGGCGTTTGTCTGAAAAGGCTGCAGCAGCTCGTTACCTATACACTGCAGGATGAGAGTGTGGAACAGTATAACGTGACACTCTCCGCAGGGGTATCTTATCAGACAGGAAATAAGCTTTCCTATGAGGAGATGTACCGGCGTGCAGATGAGGCCCTGTATCAGGCAAAGCGTGCAGGAAAACGTTCCTTCAGGGTATATAGTGAAAATGATGCTTGA
- the thiD gene encoding bifunctional hydroxymethylpyrimidine kinase/phosphomethylpyrimidine kinase, which produces MKKVLTIAGSDCSGGAGIQADIKTITVHKMYAMSVITALTAQNTTGVYGIQECDAEFVGKQMDCIFTDIRPDAVKIGMVSNEKIIREIAGRLKKYQAQDVVLDPVMISTSGSRLLSEDASEALREELFPLAAVVTPNLSEAEALCGFSVGSPKDMKRAAEKIAKYGSGAVLLKGGHLKNGADDLLYEKGRCTWFSTKRIENPNTHGTGCTLSSAIACSLAAGYPLERSVKNAKNYLTGALQDGLDLGKGSGPLNHMYRLPPFAIGYPFR; this is translated from the coding sequence GTGAAAAAAGTATTGACTATTGCCGGATCAGACTGCAGCGGAGGAGCCGGAATCCAGGCGGATATTAAAACCATAACAGTCCATAAGATGTACGCCATGAGTGTGATCACAGCACTCACGGCGCAGAATACAACAGGTGTATATGGGATACAGGAGTGTGACGCGGAATTTGTAGGAAAACAGATGGACTGCATTTTCACAGATATCCGCCCGGATGCAGTAAAAATCGGTATGGTCTCCAACGAAAAGATCATACGGGAAATTGCCGGAAGGCTGAAAAAATACCAGGCGCAGGATGTGGTATTAGACCCGGTCATGATATCCACAAGCGGCAGCAGACTCCTATCGGAGGATGCCTCTGAAGCGCTGAGAGAGGAGCTTTTCCCTCTGGCAGCAGTGGTGACACCAAATCTTTCGGAAGCGGAAGCACTCTGTGGTTTTTCTGTGGGCAGCCCCAAGGATATGAAACGAGCCGCAGAAAAAATAGCAAAGTATGGCTCCGGTGCGGTTCTGCTAAAAGGCGGCCATTTGAAAAATGGAGCGGATGATCTTTTATATGAGAAGGGCAGATGTACCTGGTTTTCCACAAAGAGGATAGAAAATCCCAATACACACGGAACAGGATGCACCTTGTCTTCCGCCATTGCCTGTAGTCTTGCTGCAGGATATCCTCTGGAAAGAAGCGTAAAGAATGCCAAAAATTACCTGACCGGTGCGCTGCAGGACGGGCTTGATCTGGGAAAGGGCAGCGGACCTTTGAACCATATGTACAGATTACCTCCTTTTGCAATTGGCTATCCATTTCGGTGA
- a CDS encoding HAD family hydrolase, protein MRGIKGAIFDADGTLFDSMGLWDQAGELYLKRKGIRPRKDIRQKLETMTMEESAEYFRTSYGILLHKDQIIDEFNTMIYDYYKEEIRIKPGLLSVLEDLKSRGIRMCIATSTNRLLIEAALKNNGIDSYFTGILTCTEAGAGKRNPRIYEMAMGIIGTKKVETLVLEDAYFAAETAKNAGFLLAVIRDLYSEKDRGKLLKLADVYLEKWEDWGHKM, encoded by the coding sequence ATGAGAGGGATAAAGGGTGCCATATTCGACGCGGATGGCACACTCTTTGATTCTATGGGGCTGTGGGACCAGGCAGGAGAGCTCTATCTGAAACGAAAGGGAATCAGGCCCCGGAAGGATATCCGCCAAAAACTGGAGACCATGACAATGGAAGAGTCTGCAGAATATTTCCGCACCAGCTATGGGATTTTGCTCCACAAGGACCAAATCATTGACGAATTTAATACCATGATATATGACTATTATAAAGAGGAAATCCGGATCAAACCGGGACTGCTTTCCGTGCTGGAGGATTTAAAGAGCCGGGGTATCAGAATGTGTATCGCCACATCCACAAACAGGCTTCTTATAGAAGCTGCGCTTAAAAATAACGGAATTGATTCATATTTTACTGGTATCCTCACTTGTACGGAGGCGGGAGCCGGTAAAAGAAATCCACGAATATATGAGATGGCGATGGGAATCATCGGTACAAAAAAAGTAGAGACATTAGTGCTGGAAGATGCATATTTTGCGGCGGAAACAGCGAAAAATGCCGGATTTTTACTGGCAGTTATTCGTGATCTTTATTCGGAAAAAGACAGAGGAAAATTGCTTAAACTGGCTGATGTTTATCTTGAAAAATGGGAAGATTGGGGGCATAAAATGTGA